CCTGTACTGCCCAGGATCGCCCTGCACAGCGGGCTGATGGGGGCGTTCGACGGGCCTGCGCTCCTGTCCGATATCGACGACCTGTTCGGTGGTTCCACCGGTGTGGAGTCCACACCGGAGCCGGTGAACATGCTGGCGGCCAACGAGTCTGAGCAGGAGGATGGCGAGGTCGAGGAGGACCGGCCGGTGGCATCGACCGACCCCGCCTCGACCGACCCCGCCTCGACCGACCCGTTATCAACCGATCCCGCATCGCCATCGGTCCTCGAGACGCCACAGGAGGCGACCGCTGAGCGCGGCCAGTCGATCGTGCCGGCCGGCAAGCCGGTGGACAAGCCAGGTGCCACACTGCCCACCGGCCCGCGGCACGCCAAGTTCGGTGACGAACTGGCCGATGCGGTCGACAAGACAGGGCAGTCGATCCGTGCCGGTATCTCCAAGATCACCGATGGTCTGAGGGGTCTCGACAACAAGCCGCGCCGCGACACGGGCGGTCGCGACGGGGCCGCCGGTGGCGAGGCAGAAGACAACGCGAGCACCGAAGACACGGACAAGAAGGGAAGTCGAACCGAGAAGCGCAGTATCACAGGGGATGCCGAGTCGGGCGCCCGCGACAACGAGACCGGCGACACGGGTGAGGACGCCGCTTGACCGCTCATGGGGATCACCACATCGACGCACTCATCGTGGGGGCCGGCTTCGGCGGCATCGGTGCGGCGATTCAGCTCGACCGGCTGGGCTACCGGGACATCGTCATCGTCGACCGAGAGGACGATCTCGGCGGGACGTGGCACGTCAACCGCTACCCCGGACTCGCGGTCGACGTGCCGTCCACCACGTATTCCTATTGGTTCGAACCGAACCCGTACTGGTCACGGCTCTATGCGCCCGGCGAGGAGCTGAAGCGCTACGCCGAACTCGTCGCGGACAAGTACGACGTGCGCCGCTTCATGCGGTTCAACACGACCGTCGAAAGCGCCCGCTGGGACGACGAGGCCGAGCTCTGGCGAGTGACGGTCGACAGCGGGGAGACGTTGAGCGCCCGTTACCTGATCGTCGCGACAGGATTCCTGTGCCAACCACGCACCCCGGACATCCCCGGGATCGAATCTTTCGCGGGGTGCATCATCCATGCCGCCGACTGGGATGACAGTCACTCGATCGCAGGACAGCGAACCGCGATCATCGGTACCGGATCAACCGGGGTGCAGCTGATTCCCGAGTTGGCGAAAGAGGCCGCCGAGTTGATCGTCTACCAGCGCACCCCGATCTGGGTACTACCCAAGATCGACTTCGGATTCGCACCCAGCGTGCGGCGCCTGTTCGCGAAGGTGCCGGCTGCTCAGCGGGTCGTGCGCTGGATGACCGACACCACCATGGATGTCGTGATGCTGATCGCGATGTGGAAGTTCCGCTATTTCAAGGGGCTGAACCGGGCGGCATCGGCCGTGGCGAAACTGCACCAGTTCTCGGTGATCCGTGACAAGGAGCTGCGTCGAAAGCTGACTCCGGACTACGACTACGGTTGCAAGCGGCCGACTCTGTCGAACTCCTACTACCGCACCTTCGCCCAGCCGCACGTGTGTCTGGAAACCGCCGGGATCGACCGGATCGAGCCCGACGGTATCGTCACCCTCGACGGCCGTGAACACCGCATCGACACACTCGTCCTGGCGACCGGCTTCGATGTGTGGGAGGCCAACCTTCCCGCGATCGAGGTGATCGGCCGCGATGGACGCAACCTGGGGAAGTGGTGGCGGGAGAACAGGTTCCAGGCTTACGAAGGTTTGTCGGTCCCGGGCTTCCCGAACTTCTTGAACTCCGCCAGTCCCTACGCGTGGGTCGGGCTCTCCTGGTTCAACACCGTCGAATACCAGATGCGGCACATGAACAGGTTGTTCGGCGAACTGCAGCGACGCGGAGCGCAGACGTTCGAAGTCACCGAGGAGGCCAACGCCCGATTCCTGGACCGGATGACCGAATTGCTCGAGGACTCTGTGTTCCTGCGGGGAAGCTGCGCGACCTCACGGTCGTACTGGTTCAACCACAGCGGTGAAGCGCCGCTGTTCCGGCCGACTTCGGCGCGAAGCGCTGTGAAGGCACAGGATCGCTTCCCGATGAGCGATTACGCGATCGCCTGACGGCGTGGGTGTTCGGTGATGGTGAGACCCATGGAGCAGAAGCTCGAAGTGATCGAGAAAGGCTGCGTGACTGACGCTCATCCCGTGCCGTTGTTGTTCGTCCACGGTGCCTGGCACGCCGCATGGTGCTGGAATGAGCACTTCCTCGGCTACTTCGCCGACCGGGGATATCACGCTGCGGCGTTGAGTTTTCGCGGGCATGGCGGCAGCGTCACCTCGCAGCCTCTACGTAGCTGTTCGATCGCGGACTACGTCGACGATGTGCGCTCCGCCGCCGACAGTCTGCTACGAAGCCCGGTGCTGATCGGCCATTCGATGGGCGGTCTCGTGGTGCAAAGGTACCTGGAAACACACCATGCTCCCGCCGGAGTGCTGATGGCATCCATGCCGCCCCAGGGCTACCTGCAGTCGGGTTTGCGCTGGATGAGAAGGCACCCATGGCATTTCACCAAGATTGCCCTGACCGGTAGATCCTTACCCTATGTCAGTACGCCGGAACTGGCGCGCGAGCGATTCTTCTCGACACATACGCCGGCATCTTCCGTCGCCGAATGTGCGACGCGGTTACAGGAGGAAAGCGCGCGGTCCGGCGTCGACGGCCTGTTCGTCCGGCCCCGCCCCCAACGGGTGACGACGGCACTGCTGGTTCTGGGGGCGAACGACGACGGTGCGGTGACGCGAGAAGAAGTGTGCGCGACGGCACGCGCATATGGCACCGAAGCGGAGTTCTTCCCCGACATGGGTCACAACATGATGCTCGAGACGGGATGGGCTGCGGTGGCCGAACGAATTCACACATGGCTCGGGACTCGTGGCCTGTGAGCACCAGACCGGTTGCACTGGTGACGGGCGCGACAGCCGGGATTGGCGAGGCTATCGCCCGCCGTCTCCAGAGCCGAGATCACGAGGTCATTGCGACGGGCCGCAATGAGCAGGCGCTCGATGCGCTGCGAGCACGCGGACTGTGCGCACGCAACCTCGATGTGACTGACCACGGCGCCGTGGCAGCGCTGGTCGAGGAGATCGACACGCGATTCGGCGGCGTTGACGTTCTGGTGAACAACGCGGGACTCGGATTCGCCAGCCCTCTCGAGCAAGCGGCAATGGGCGACCTACGAAGAATCCTCGAGACCAATGTGGTGGCCATGCTGAATCTCTGCCAAACCGTCCTCCCCGGTATGCGGTCGCGTCGAGCGGGCACGATCGTCAACATCGGCAGCACCGGCGGACGATTCACGACGCCCGGGGCCGGCGCCTACCACATCAGCAAGTACGGCGTTGAAGCCCTCTCGGATGCTCTACGAGCAGAAGTCGAGCGCTTCGGTGTACGAGTGATCCTGATCGAGCCGACTGGTGTACGGACGACGTTCGCCCAATCACAACTCGGCGCCACTCCGATCGACGAGGGCGACGACCCGTACGGGGAGTTCAAGCGGCGCTACGCCGAAATCACCGCGGAGCTGGCCAAAACCCCACTCGTTTCGGTCAGTGCGGACAAGGTGGCGCGCGTCGTGGTACGGGCGATCGAGGCGAAGCGACCCAGAGCGCGCTACGTCGTCGGCATGTCAGGCAAGGCGTCTGTCATCGCCCACTGTCTTCTGACTGACCGGATGTGGGATCGGGTGCTGTTGAAGAGGCTCAACCCGACGAGCTGAACTGCAG
Above is a window of Mycolicibacterium baixiangningiae DNA encoding:
- a CDS encoding flavin-containing monooxygenase, yielding MTAHGDHHIDALIVGAGFGGIGAAIQLDRLGYRDIVIVDREDDLGGTWHVNRYPGLAVDVPSTTYSYWFEPNPYWSRLYAPGEELKRYAELVADKYDVRRFMRFNTTVESARWDDEAELWRVTVDSGETLSARYLIVATGFLCQPRTPDIPGIESFAGCIIHAADWDDSHSIAGQRTAIIGTGSTGVQLIPELAKEAAELIVYQRTPIWVLPKIDFGFAPSVRRLFAKVPAAQRVVRWMTDTTMDVVMLIAMWKFRYFKGLNRAASAVAKLHQFSVIRDKELRRKLTPDYDYGCKRPTLSNSYYRTFAQPHVCLETAGIDRIEPDGIVTLDGREHRIDTLVLATGFDVWEANLPAIEVIGRDGRNLGKWWRENRFQAYEGLSVPGFPNFLNSASPYAWVGLSWFNTVEYQMRHMNRLFGELQRRGAQTFEVTEEANARFLDRMTELLEDSVFLRGSCATSRSYWFNHSGEAPLFRPTSARSAVKAQDRFPMSDYAIA
- a CDS encoding alpha/beta hydrolase, producing the protein MEQKLEVIEKGCVTDAHPVPLLFVHGAWHAAWCWNEHFLGYFADRGYHAAALSFRGHGGSVTSQPLRSCSIADYVDDVRSAADSLLRSPVLIGHSMGGLVVQRYLETHHAPAGVLMASMPPQGYLQSGLRWMRRHPWHFTKIALTGRSLPYVSTPELARERFFSTHTPASSVAECATRLQEESARSGVDGLFVRPRPQRVTTALLVLGANDDGAVTREEVCATARAYGTEAEFFPDMGHNMMLETGWAAVAERIHTWLGTRGL
- a CDS encoding SDR family NAD(P)-dependent oxidoreductase, yielding MARDSWPVSTRPVALVTGATAGIGEAIARRLQSRDHEVIATGRNEQALDALRARGLCARNLDVTDHGAVAALVEEIDTRFGGVDVLVNNAGLGFASPLEQAAMGDLRRILETNVVAMLNLCQTVLPGMRSRRAGTIVNIGSTGGRFTTPGAGAYHISKYGVEALSDALRAEVERFGVRVILIEPTGVRTTFAQSQLGATPIDEGDDPYGEFKRRYAEITAELAKTPLVSVSADKVARVVVRAIEAKRPRARYVVGMSGKASVIAHCLLTDRMWDRVLLKRLNPTS